From Nocardioides daedukensis, the proteins below share one genomic window:
- the fliD gene encoding flagellar filament capping protein FliD, whose amino-acid sequence MATSSISGLASGLDTAGIIDQLMQLEAISQRKLVNRLNSEQSALTSLQSLNGTTASLATKAAALKDPSNWAPLKAKSSESSITVSAGSGAQQSAFSLTVDQVATRHRMQSTAAGALDGVVVTGGTTINLTVGGEVRELETDDGTLAGVVRALNASGTGVTATTVKLDDGTHKLLVQSIETGVAEQFTLTNSDGTDVFPGAVVTAAQDAAIRIEGNTVHSSTNTFTDVVPGLTISVSADSVGKTSQVSVENDGTAAASSVKALVDQLNSLVGTISSASSYSAATKTNGPLAGISSVRSLATDLQQSVYPASNTSMAPFGLQTDRYGKLVFDEAKFKEALAADPAAVAAAFTGPTGFAARVEHVAKTASDSTTGTLTSAITGRNSSISTLQKGIEAWDARLELRRTSLERQYTALEVALSSMNSQSTWLAGQISTLPSSNS is encoded by the coding sequence ATGGCCACGAGCAGCATCAGCGGCTTGGCGAGCGGTCTCGACACCGCCGGCATCATCGACCAGCTCATGCAGCTGGAGGCGATCAGCCAGAGAAAGCTGGTCAACCGCCTCAACTCCGAGCAGAGCGCGCTCACCAGCCTGCAGTCGCTCAATGGCACCACGGCAAGCCTGGCCACCAAGGCCGCGGCACTGAAGGACCCCAGCAACTGGGCACCGCTCAAGGCCAAGAGCTCGGAGAGCTCGATCACCGTCAGCGCAGGCTCAGGCGCCCAGCAGAGCGCCTTCTCCTTGACGGTCGACCAGGTCGCCACCCGCCACCGGATGCAGTCCACCGCAGCTGGCGCGCTCGATGGCGTCGTGGTCACCGGCGGTACGACGATCAACCTCACCGTCGGCGGTGAGGTCCGCGAGCTCGAGACCGACGACGGCACACTCGCCGGCGTCGTCCGCGCACTCAATGCCTCCGGCACCGGCGTCACCGCCACCACCGTCAAGCTCGACGACGGCACCCACAAGCTCCTCGTCCAGAGCATCGAGACGGGAGTCGCGGAGCAGTTCACCCTGACCAACTCCGACGGCACCGACGTCTTCCCGGGCGCTGTGGTCACCGCGGCCCAGGACGCAGCGATCCGCATCGAGGGCAACACGGTCCACTCCTCGACCAACACGTTCACCGATGTGGTTCCCGGCCTGACGATCTCGGTCTCGGCCGACTCGGTCGGCAAGACCAGCCAGGTCTCGGTCGAGAACGACGGGACCGCTGCCGCTTCGTCGGTGAAGGCGTTGGTCGACCAGCTCAACTCGTTGGTCGGCACGATCAGCTCGGCATCGTCGTACAGCGCCGCGACCAAGACCAACGGACCCCTCGCCGGCATCTCGTCGGTCCGGAGCCTGGCCACGGACCTCCAGCAGTCCGTCTATCCGGCGAGCAACACCTCGATGGCACCCTTCGGTCTCCAGACCGACCGCTACGGGAAGCTGGTCTTCGACGAGGCGAAGTTCAAGGAGGCCCTGGCCGCCGACCCGGCCGCCGTGGCAGCGGCCTTCACCGGACCGACCGGCTTCGCAGCGCGCGTGGAACACGTCGCCAAGACCGCCAGCGACAGCACCACCGGCACCCTCACCTCGGCGATCACCGGTCGCAACAGCTCGATCTCCACCCTCCAAAAGGGCATCGAGGCGTGGGACGCCCGCCTCGAGCTGCGCCGCACGTCCCTGGAACGGCAGTACACCGCGCTCGAGGTCGCTCTCTCCTCCATGAACAGTCAATCGACCTGGCTCGCCGGCCAGATCTCCACACTTCCCAGCTCGAACAGCTGA
- the fliS gene encoding flagellar export chaperone FliS: MNPNARNAYLASSVTTASPARLLVMLCERLVLDIERGLQAQQAADFAGAHTQLIHAQDILTELTTSLRPDVWEGAASLTALYDHMSRQLVHANIHRDASATEHCLGLARQLCNTWREAALAAVAS; the protein is encoded by the coding sequence ATGAACCCCAACGCCCGCAACGCCTATCTGGCGTCCTCGGTGACCACAGCCAGTCCCGCCCGGCTCCTGGTCATGCTCTGCGAGCGACTCGTGCTCGACATCGAGCGCGGTCTCCAGGCTCAGCAGGCGGCCGACTTCGCCGGCGCGCACACCCAGCTGATCCATGCCCAGGACATCCTCACCGAGCTGACGACCAGCCTGCGCCCCGACGTGTGGGAGGGAGCCGCCAGCCTGACCGCCCTCTATGACCACATGTCCCGCCAGCTGGTGCACGCCAACATCCACCGCGACGCCTCCGCAACCGAGCACTGCCTGGGCCTGGCCCGCCAGCTCTGCAACACCTGGCGCGAGGCAGCACTCGCGGCGGTGGCCAGCTGA